A stretch of the uncultured Desulfobacter sp. genome encodes the following:
- a CDS encoding molybdopterin-dependent oxidoreductase: MAEQKPGICGLCFHSPGCGVIVHFDDDGRIDRLTPDPEAPMGEVLCPMAASAKQIIYSDARIKQPLKRKGPKGKLDFEPISWEDAFDIIAEKMAAIKAEHGPQALGFYAGTGSYERAFKDAFQLGGSHIYLASSILFPYGSPNTFGVGAPCYTSLGVLAPQVTCGCLHTDMFSDVDNSDLIFVWGTDPSTSTPPAMFGRLVRAAHEGARIIVIDPRQTASAKLPDSLWVPIRPGSDGALALGLCHILIRENLIDQAFVQEWTVGYDEFAEYVEEFTPGNVADITGVPEELIMELAEEIADAEGASYVMYTGLEYTKSGVQNIRAVMVLWALAGQLDVEGGRCFVPRENQIHLSKDHQIPSPGFEKSIGAGHFPAYAHFCGGEPHANRLPKSILDGEPYKIHGLFILGASILTSWPNPILWQKAFDALDFMVSIDLQLTRDAAWADIVLPATTAFEQSSYCFYGNAVRLREKMIDPVGDSKPCFTILTELAQRLGYAEKFPGDEAELLDLVLNGTGITRADMEQNKRLTVRKTADPMTYRKWETGGLRKDGQPGFETPSGKFEIKSTLLEQMGYDGLPKYEESFETPVSRPLLSNRFPLILGTGPFKPDMKSCLRAIPDFIEKYPDPMVQMNPEDAAKRKIETGDTVVVKTARAFVEMRADVTQKVMKGFVYAPVGGGGPLGPESWRKANVNVLTDLEQFDPISGFPVYKTLMCQVKKKRRKRTIVIQDPSLGCVG, from the coding sequence TTGGCAGAACAGAAACCAGGAATATGCGGCTTATGTTTCCACAGCCCCGGGTGCGGTGTTATTGTACATTTTGATGATGACGGTAGGATTGACCGCCTCACCCCTGATCCCGAGGCGCCCATGGGTGAAGTGCTTTGTCCCATGGCGGCTAGTGCAAAACAGATTATCTATTCCGATGCCCGTATCAAACAACCGTTGAAACGGAAAGGGCCCAAGGGAAAGCTGGATTTTGAACCTATCAGTTGGGAAGATGCCTTTGATATTATCGCTGAAAAGATGGCGGCCATTAAGGCGGAACACGGCCCCCAGGCCCTGGGGTTCTACGCCGGTACAGGGTCCTACGAGCGGGCCTTTAAGGATGCATTCCAGCTCGGCGGTTCCCACATTTATCTTGCTTCAAGCATTTTGTTTCCCTATGGATCGCCAAATACTTTTGGCGTGGGCGCACCTTGCTACACCTCCCTGGGTGTGTTGGCACCCCAGGTGACATGTGGTTGTCTGCACACGGACATGTTTTCCGATGTGGATAATTCAGATCTTATTTTTGTTTGGGGGACGGACCCGTCCACATCTACGCCCCCGGCTATGTTCGGACGCCTGGTCCGGGCAGCCCATGAAGGGGCAAGGATCATTGTCATTGATCCCAGGCAGACTGCGTCTGCCAAGCTGCCGGACAGTCTGTGGGTGCCCATTCGGCCGGGCTCTGACGGCGCCCTTGCTCTGGGGCTGTGTCATATTCTGATCCGGGAAAATTTAATTGATCAGGCCTTTGTGCAGGAGTGGACTGTTGGGTATGATGAGTTTGCCGAATATGTCGAGGAATTTACCCCTGGAAACGTTGCGGATATCACCGGTGTACCCGAGGAACTGATTATGGAGCTGGCCGAAGAGATTGCCGATGCCGAGGGTGCAAGCTATGTGATGTATACAGGTTTGGAATACACCAAATCCGGCGTCCAGAACATCCGGGCCGTTATGGTACTCTGGGCTTTGGCTGGACAACTGGATGTTGAGGGGGGGCGTTGTTTTGTCCCCCGTGAAAATCAGATTCATTTGAGCAAAGATCACCAGATTCCAAGCCCTGGGTTTGAAAAATCTATTGGTGCAGGCCATTTTCCGGCCTACGCCCATTTCTGCGGTGGAGAGCCCCATGCCAACCGTTTGCCCAAGTCCATTTTAGATGGAGAGCCGTATAAGATCCACGGCTTGTTTATTCTTGGTGCATCCATTCTGACCTCCTGGCCTAATCCCATTTTGTGGCAAAAGGCGTTTGATGCTCTGGATTTTATGGTCTCCATTGATCTGCAGCTGACCCGGGATGCGGCTTGGGCGGATATTGTGCTGCCGGCCACCACTGCTTTTGAGCAATCATCCTATTGCTTTTACGGTAATGCGGTGCGGTTGCGCGAAAAAATGATTGATCCGGTAGGGGACAGCAAGCCCTGCTTCACCATTTTAACGGAACTTGCCCAAAGACTTGGATATGCCGAGAAGTTCCCTGGGGATGAGGCTGAACTGCTGGATCTGGTTTTAAACGGTACCGGTATTACCCGGGCGGATATGGAACAGAATAAGCGGCTGACAGTACGCAAGACCGCAGACCCCATGACTTACCGGAAATGGGAAACAGGTGGCTTGCGAAAAGACGGGCAACCTGGCTTTGAAACGCCTTCCGGTAAGTTTGAGATTAAATCAACCCTTCTTGAACAGATGGGGTATGACGGACTGCCAAAGTATGAAGAGTCCTTTGAAACCCCTGTCAGTCGGCCTTTGTTAAGCAACCGCTTTCCTTTGATCCTTGGCACGGGGCCCTTTAAGCCGGACATGAAATCCTGTCTGCGGGCCATACCTGATTTTATTGAAAAATATCCGGATCCCATGGTCCAGATGAATCCAGAGGATGCGGCAAAACGAAAGATTGAAACCGGCGATACGGTTGTGGTGAAAACGGCCCGGGCGTTTGTGGAGATGCGCGCCGATGTAACACAAAAGGTGATGAAAGGGTTTGTGTATGCACCGGTGGGCGGCGGTGGTCCATTAGGTCCTGAGTCCTGGCGGAAAGCCAATGTTAATGTGCTTACCGATCTTGAGCAGTTCGATCCCATTTCAGGGTTTCCCGTGTACAAAACCCTGATGTGCCAGGTGAAAAAGAAACGCAGAAAGCGCACCATTGTCATCCAGGATCCAAGTTTGGGGTGTGTTGGGTGA